One window of Salegentibacter sp. Hel_I_6 genomic DNA carries:
- a CDS encoding malectin domain-containing carbohydrate-binding protein has product MKTLFYSVLKSILFISIYLIFYSSSQLNAQSFSQNNIDLNGKGTINNGTSLTFGPDGRLYVAEYVGVIKALTLERTDGGSYVVTEMEQINGIQSIQGHNDDGSLHQSTMRQTIGLEVVGTAANPVLYVSTSDFRIGGGGGGGSGDVGLDTNSGIITRFSWNGTGWDVVDIIRGLPRSEENHSTNNMEFTTINGDDYLIVASGGHTNAGGPSTNFAYTTEYALSAAILSVNLTMLENMPIQNDNGRKYIYDLPTLDDPSRPNVNGITDPDAPGYDGIDVNDPFGGNDGLNQAIIVPGGPVQIFSPGYRNAYDLVVTESGAVYVTDNGANGGWGGFPVNEGGGDANNDYDLGEPGSSYTSGGEKINNKDHLSLVTLDIKSYQFGSFYGGHPTPVRANPYGAGLYTNPAVTGTEGAIFRTLIYHPNKDTDGFTSDPELGLPANWPPVQVANPVEGDYRGPGDPNPDGPEDELVTIWGTNTNAIDEYTASNFNGAMKGDLIAGVNTGVLRRVQLNEDGSLKELTPSFASGIGGDALGVACNGDNDIFPGTIWVVTLNGKLVVFEPQDFGICLQPEDEGYDPLADYDGDGYTNQDEIDNDTDHCNGGSQPNDHNKTAGAPLISDLNDLDDDSDGIPDAQDPFQLGNPLESSSDAFSLPVINELFSSNPDLQGYMGLGLTGLMNNGDPNPNWLNWMDRRDDASEPNPNDILGGAIGAMTMQMTAGTALGTNNNQEKGFQYGVRVDQSKGVFTVTGGLFNFNDPLQLYGHSSTPNGELGIFIGTGFQDNYIKFVLTKSGLTIQQEINDVPLDPLLITVPEQNRPDSGAALFYVIDPVSGNIDFEYTFDNGPRISAGSLVAQGAILEAIQSSAKDLAVGLIGTSNAPGVELEGTWDYLHVTGSAPYIIEELPEITEIIGAVNETIDLNNYFNDDYGTNNLQFSIVNNSNPAIEAFIVENILEIRFPPTPTVSDITIRATDSDNLFVEQTFKVTVNEAPISNILYRINAGGPTIISLDGEVDWEADTSGENSPYLTEAGGNNTSGFSINNYSEEIDLSTTPTSIFNTERSDNVSGPPNVTYSFPVEQGNYEVRLYMGNGYHGTSDPDERIFDVEIEGITHPEIKDIDLSGTFGHRTGTVITKIVEVNDGFLDIALLHGQIENPLINGIEILGSSRRETPIVVSQIPDQFNIVGEELDGSLAVEASGGDGNLSYSISGAPLGIFIEPTNGQIGGAIDINANDQSPYTITITIDDGDDHSNDAVSISFIWTITAGEPYIVQDIPDLNRYVDSEDETINLNNFFDDNAGRENLLYSIEDNSNTAVNTAILDSLLSISFPAVAAIANITVRATDADNYYVEQTFRVTVNPQTSDPTPSIVLYRVNSGGPAITSIDNEIDWGADTSSENSSYLIEAAGNSTASFNMSNYTDEVNLETTPTGIFNSERSDHSPGIPNITYSFPVAPGNYEVRLYMGNGYHGTSKTGQRIFNVEVEGILYPELEGIDISDTFGHKVGGVISKTVEIIDGSLEISFLHGSIENPLISGIEILGSSIMGNPISITEIADQTNVIGDVLDGTLSVSATGGDDALVYSISGAPAGVVIDASTGVISGSIAPDAARETPYLVSVSVDDSDDVTSDVVSTSFNWTVSSGAPVITTALPDLERLVSSADDSIDLNNYFDDNDGVENLEYSVELNSDPSIGAVIINNVLTLSYPGVPALSELSIRATDTYSNFVEQSFQVNVIEDIGGIDILVESIADQTNVIGDVLDGTLSVSATGGDGALVYTISGAPAGVVIDASTGVISGSIAPDAARETPYVVSVSVDDSDDITTDSVTSSFNWTVSSGAPVIVQNLPGLQKYTGDVDDTFDLNLYFDDNQGVENLVYTVELNSEPSIGASILDNILSLSYPTVTAVSEITIRATDSNSNFVEQSFNVTVIEEPTESGVLYRVNSGGPAIASIDGELDWGGDTSSENSPYLAVSAGNNTGNFSMKNYTTEVDLETTPTSIFNTERSDHYPGAPNITYSFPVDPGTYEVRLYLGNGYHGTSKTDQRIFNVELEGIVHPELNGIDISGTFGHRVGAVISKMVEVTDGSLDISFLHAVENPIVNGIEILGSGDNGNPISITEIADQSNITGDELDGSLAVSATGGDGSLVYSISGAPAGVVIDPVTGVISGTIALDADILSPYNVIITVNDSNQEIVEESSISFTWVVSSPVFSGLWNEKFENQNYTARHECSFVQAGDKFYLMGGRESAKTVEVYDYNTNSWSPIVNSAPFEFNHFQASEYQGLIWVIGAFSTNNFPSEIPTEHVWIFNPDTQEWIQGPSIPENRRRGSTGVVVYNDKFYISGGNTNGHNGGYVPWFDQYDPATGIWTPLADAPTPRDHFHSTVIGDKLYLAGGRLSGGTGGTFKPLIPQVDVYDFSTSTWSTLPDHLPTPRAAAAAVNFEDKLVVIGGEVSNEEVDGSVISDALNITEEYDPTLGEWKRIASLNHKRHGTQAIVSGSGIYITAGSPSLGGGNQKKMEFLGNDTPVGTSLIASSISIPDSLKIDKNFTMEMPLEITGGNTGIFITSIELEGLYAQNFQIIAGNLTNALLKPNDLHLIELEYIGNSNEENANLIINYGLTGQRTIALSLAENNIIVNSISDQTNVIGDVLDGTLSVSATGGDGALVYSISGAPAGVVIDASTGVISGSIAPDAARETPYVVSVSVDDSDDITTDSVTSSFNWTVSSGAPVIVQNLPDLQKYTGDVDDTFDLNLYFDDNQGVENLVYTVELNSEPSIGASILDNILSLSYPTVTAVSEITIRATDSNSNFVEQSFNVTVIEEPTESGVLYRVNSGGPAIASIDGELDWGGDTSSENSPYLAVSAGNNTGNFSMKNYTTEVDLETTPTSIFNTERSDHYPGAPNITYSFPVDPGTYEVRLYLGNGYHGTSKTGQRIFNVELEGIVHPELNGIDISGTFGHRVGAVISKIVEVADGSLDISFLHAVENPLVNGIEILGSSMAKQVVVSGNLNEIISKENYTSIENAHELLNSDEQLSAYLYPNPSINDVYLKLSDPSYNLKELLVYSSNGRLLKILDAKRIQVDKGSYNIDVTGFPDGTYIMKLNFMDTKSLNLRLVKRK; this is encoded by the coding sequence ATGAAAACTTTATTCTATTCGGTTTTAAAATCCATTCTTTTCATTTCCATTTATCTTATTTTCTACTCCAGTTCTCAACTGAATGCTCAGAGTTTTTCACAGAATAATATTGACCTTAACGGGAAGGGAACCATCAATAATGGAACTTCCCTAACCTTTGGTCCTGATGGGAGATTATATGTGGCAGAATATGTAGGGGTGATAAAGGCCTTAACCCTGGAAAGAACTGACGGGGGTTCCTATGTTGTTACTGAAATGGAACAAATTAATGGAATCCAGTCTATACAAGGTCACAATGATGATGGTTCGCTTCATCAAAGTACAATGCGCCAAACAATAGGCTTGGAAGTAGTTGGTACTGCAGCCAATCCTGTACTATATGTATCTACCAGTGATTTTAGAATTGGCGGCGGTGGAGGTGGTGGCAGTGGAGATGTGGGATTAGACACGAATTCCGGTATTATTACCAGGTTTAGTTGGAACGGTACCGGATGGGATGTAGTAGATATCATAAGAGGTTTACCACGTTCTGAGGAGAATCACTCTACCAATAACATGGAATTCACTACTATTAATGGGGATGATTATTTAATAGTTGCTTCTGGAGGGCATACTAATGCAGGGGGACCCTCAACAAACTTTGCATATACAACAGAGTATGCCCTTTCAGCAGCAATCCTCTCAGTTAATCTCACGATGCTTGAGAACATGCCTATACAGAATGACAATGGCAGAAAATATATCTACGATCTTCCAACATTAGACGACCCATCCAGACCTAACGTGAATGGAATAACAGATCCCGATGCACCTGGGTATGACGGGATTGATGTTAATGATCCTTTTGGAGGCAATGATGGGCTTAACCAGGCTATAATCGTACCTGGGGGGCCTGTTCAAATATTTTCTCCCGGCTACCGTAATGCTTATGACCTCGTAGTTACCGAAAGTGGAGCAGTCTATGTTACAGATAATGGAGCTAATGGGGGATGGGGAGGCTTTCCTGTAAATGAAGGAGGTGGAGATGCCAATAATGATTATGACCTTGGTGAGCCAGGAAGTTCGTATACCTCAGGAGGTGAAAAAATCAATAACAAAGATCATCTAAGTCTGGTAACTTTGGATATAAAGTCTTATCAATTTGGTAGTTTTTATGGTGGGCATCCTACTCCCGTAAGGGCAAATCCATATGGGGCAGGTTTATATACAAACCCGGCGGTAACAGGTACTGAAGGAGCTATATTTCGTACTTTAATTTATCACCCAAATAAAGATACAGATGGATTTACCTCTGATCCTGAATTGGGACTCCCAGCCAATTGGCCTCCCGTTCAGGTTGCAAATCCCGTAGAGGGAGATTATCGAGGCCCCGGAGATCCAAATCCCGATGGTCCAGAAGATGAATTAGTAACCATTTGGGGTACCAATACAAATGCTATAGATGAATATACTGCTTCCAACTTTAATGGGGCTATGAAAGGAGATCTTATCGCAGGAGTGAACACTGGAGTTTTAAGACGCGTTCAACTCAATGAAGACGGAAGTCTCAAAGAACTTACCCCATCATTTGCCTCTGGTATTGGTGGAGACGCCCTGGGTGTAGCCTGTAATGGGGATAATGATATTTTTCCAGGAACAATTTGGGTGGTAACCTTAAATGGAAAACTAGTTGTTTTTGAACCTCAGGACTTTGGTATATGCTTACAGCCTGAAGATGAAGGTTATGATCCCCTGGCAGATTATGATGGCGATGGTTATACCAATCAGGATGAAATAGACAATGATACAGATCATTGTAATGGAGGGTCCCAGCCTAATGACCATAATAAAACAGCAGGTGCCCCTTTAATTTCAGACCTTAATGATCTTGATGATGATAGTGATGGAATTCCAGATGCTCAAGATCCCTTCCAATTAGGAAATCCATTGGAAAGTAGTAGTGATGCTTTCAGTCTACCGGTAATTAATGAACTTTTTTCCAGCAATCCAGATCTCCAGGGGTATATGGGGCTTGGATTAACAGGCCTAATGAATAACGGTGATCCGAATCCCAACTGGCTGAACTGGATGGACAGGCGGGATGACGCGAGTGAACCAAATCCAAATGATATTTTAGGAGGAGCCATTGGTGCAATGACTATGCAAATGACGGCCGGAACAGCACTGGGTACCAATAACAATCAGGAAAAAGGCTTTCAGTATGGAGTTAGGGTTGACCAGTCTAAAGGAGTTTTTACAGTGACTGGCGGACTATTTAATTTTAATGATCCGTTGCAGTTATATGGTCATTCGAGCACTCCGAACGGGGAATTAGGAATATTTATAGGAACAGGTTTTCAGGACAATTATATAAAATTTGTTTTAACAAAGAGTGGGCTGACCATACAGCAGGAAATCAATGATGTGCCATTGGATCCATTATTAATAACTGTCCCTGAGCAAAATAGGCCGGATTCCGGAGCAGCTCTTTTTTACGTGATTGATCCTGTCTCAGGAAATATTGACTTCGAGTATACATTTGATAATGGGCCTCGCATTTCAGCTGGTTCCCTTGTGGCCCAGGGAGCTATTCTGGAGGCTATTCAAAGCTCCGCAAAGGATTTGGCAGTCGGTTTAATAGGAACTTCCAATGCACCAGGAGTAGAATTAGAGGGGACATGGGATTATCTTCACGTAACAGGAAGTGCTCCATATATAATAGAAGAACTCCCGGAAATCACCGAAATTATCGGAGCAGTAAACGAAACTATAGATTTGAATAATTATTTTAATGATGATTATGGAACTAACAACCTTCAGTTTTCCATAGTTAATAATTCAAACCCTGCAATTGAAGCTTTTATTGTGGAAAACATTTTAGAAATACGCTTTCCACCTACACCTACAGTTTCTGATATTACCATACGTGCTACAGATTCCGATAACCTATTTGTTGAGCAAACATTTAAGGTTACGGTAAATGAAGCTCCTATTTCAAATATTTTGTACCGTATCAATGCCGGTGGGCCAACTATTATATCTCTTGATGGAGAGGTAGATTGGGAAGCAGATACTTCCGGGGAGAATTCTCCATACCTTACTGAAGCCGGAGGGAATAATACCAGTGGTTTCAGTATCAACAATTATTCTGAAGAAATAGATCTTAGCACTACACCAACAAGTATCTTTAATACAGAACGTTCTGATAATGTGTCAGGTCCGCCCAATGTAACCTATTCCTTTCCTGTAGAGCAGGGAAATTATGAAGTTCGATTATATATGGGTAATGGGTATCATGGTACCTCAGATCCTGATGAGAGAATATTCGATGTTGAAATTGAAGGCATTACGCATCCGGAAATTAAAGATATTGACCTTTCTGGCACTTTCGGGCATCGCACCGGTACTGTTATAACTAAAATAGTAGAGGTGAATGATGGTTTTTTGGACATAGCTTTATTGCACGGACAAATTGAAAATCCACTGATTAACGGAATAGAGATCTTAGGTTCTTCAAGAAGGGAAACGCCTATTGTGGTTTCCCAAATACCGGATCAATTTAATATTGTTGGGGAGGAACTTGATGGAAGTCTTGCCGTGGAGGCAAGTGGAGGTGATGGTAATCTTTCATATAGTATTTCTGGGGCACCTTTAGGGATTTTTATTGAACCTACAAATGGACAAATAGGAGGTGCAATTGATATTAATGCAAATGATCAAAGCCCATATACCATTACCATTACAATAGATGACGGGGATGACCATTCCAATGATGCAGTAAGCATTTCCTTTATTTGGACCATAACAGCTGGTGAGCCATACATTGTTCAGGATATACCAGATCTCAATAGATATGTGGATTCTGAAGATGAAACTATTAATTTGAACAATTTTTTTGATGATAATGCTGGAAGGGAAAATCTATTATATTCTATCGAAGACAATAGTAATACTGCCGTTAATACGGCCATATTAGATAGCCTTTTAAGCATAAGTTTTCCCGCAGTAGCTGCAATTGCTAATATTACGGTTCGTGCTACAGATGCTGATAATTATTATGTGGAACAGACTTTTAGAGTTACCGTAAATCCACAAACCTCAGATCCTACGCCCTCTATTGTGCTATATCGGGTGAATTCTGGTGGTCCTGCAATAACTTCCATAGATAATGAAATAGACTGGGGGGCAGATACTTCTTCGGAAAATTCTTCGTACTTAATTGAAGCTGCAGGAAATAGTACGGCTAGCTTTAATATGAGTAATTATACAGATGAGGTTAATCTGGAAACTACTCCCACGGGTATTTTTAACTCTGAAAGGTCAGATCATTCACCGGGTATACCAAATATTACTTATTCCTTTCCGGTAGCTCCCGGTAATTATGAAGTACGCCTTTATATGGGTAATGGTTACCACGGAACTTCAAAAACAGGTCAGCGAATTTTTAATGTTGAGGTTGAAGGTATATTGTATCCTGAACTGGAAGGGATCGATATCTCCGATACATTTGGTCATAAAGTAGGTGGGGTGATAAGTAAAACAGTGGAAATAATTGACGGTTCCCTGGAGATTTCCTTTCTTCACGGTAGTATTGAAAATCCCTTAATTAGTGGAATTGAAATTTTAGGATCCAGCATAATGGGAAATCCAATTTCAATAACAGAAATAGCAGATCAAACAAATGTAATCGGCGATGTTTTGGATGGGACTCTTTCAGTTAGTGCCACCGGTGGAGATGACGCTTTGGTGTATTCCATCTCTGGAGCCCCAGCGGGAGTGGTTATCGATGCCTCAACGGGTGTGATTAGTGGCAGCATAGCCCCTGACGCTGCCAGGGAAACGCCTTATTTGGTAAGCGTAAGCGTAGATGATAGTGATGATGTAACCTCGGATGTGGTAAGCACCAGCTTTAACTGGACAGTGAGCTCGGGGGCTCCCGTCATCACCACAGCACTTCCAGACCTTGAACGGCTTGTTTCTTCTGCAGATGACAGTATCGATTTAAACAATTATTTCGATGATAACGATGGCGTGGAAAATTTGGAATATAGTGTTGAACTTAACAGCGATCCTTCTATAGGGGCTGTGATTATTAATAATGTGCTGACCTTGAGCTACCCCGGGGTTCCAGCTTTATCAGAACTAAGCATCAGGGCTACAGATACCTATAGTAATTTTGTAGAACAAAGCTTCCAGGTGAATGTGATCGAGGATATTGGAGGAATTGATATACTAGTAGAATCCATAGCCGATCAAACAAACGTAATCGGCGATGTTTTGGATGGGACTCTTTCAGTTAGTGCCACCGGTGGAGATGGCGCTTTGGTGTATACCATCTCGGGAGCCCCAGCTGGAGTGGTTATCGATGCCTCAACGGGTGTGATTAGTGGCAGCATTGCCCCTGACGCTGCCAGGGAAACGCCTTATGTGGTAAGCGTAAGCGTAGATGATAGTGATGATATAACCACAGATTCGGTAACCTCTAGTTTTAACTGGACGGTTAGCTCGGGAGCTCCTGTAATTGTACAAAACCTTCCAGGTCTCCAAAAGTATACTGGGGATGTGGATGATACTTTTGATCTGAACCTTTATTTTGATGATAACCAGGGTGTCGAGAACTTGGTATACACGGTGGAACTTAATAGCGAACCCTCTATAGGTGCTTCAATATTAGATAATATTCTAAGCTTAAGCTATCCTACGGTAACGGCGGTATCTGAGATCACTATTAGAGCTACAGATTCCAATAGTAATTTCGTGGAACAAAGTTTTAATGTCACAGTGATTGAGGAGCCCACAGAATCCGGAGTATTATACCGTGTAAACTCTGGTGGTCCTGCAATAGCTTCCATAGATGGTGAACTAGACTGGGGCGGAGATACTTCCTCTGAAAATTCTCCTTATTTAGCAGTATCAGCTGGGAATAACACCGGTAACTTTAGTATGAAGAACTATACAACTGAAGTGGATTTGGAAACGACCCCGACCAGTATTTTTAATACCGAAAGGTCAGACCATTACCCCGGCGCACCGAATATTACCTATTCATTCCCAGTAGACCCCGGCACTTATGAGGTACGTCTTTATCTGGGTAATGGTTACCACGGAACTTCAAAAACGGATCAACGAATCTTTAATGTGGAGTTGGAAGGGATCGTGCACCCAGAACTGAATGGAATCGATATCTCTGGGACTTTTGGTCATAGGGTAGGTGCGGTAATTAGTAAAATGGTGGAGGTAACCGATGGATCTTTGGATATTTCCTTTCTACACGCTGTGGAGAATCCTATAGTTAATGGAATTGAAATACTTGGTTCCGGAGATAATGGAAATCCTATTTCAATAACAGAGATAGCAGATCAAAGCAACATAACCGGCGATGAGCTCGATGGTAGTCTCGCAGTATCGGCAACCGGGGGAGATGGATCTTTGGTCTATTCGATATCCGGTGCTCCTGCGGGTGTAGTAATAGATCCCGTTACCGGTGTAATTAGTGGTACGATTGCACTGGATGCAGATATTTTAAGTCCTTACAATGTTATAATAACTGTTAATGATAGTAACCAAGAAATTGTTGAGGAAAGTAGCATAAGTTTTACCTGGGTAGTTTCCTCACCTGTATTTTCCGGATTGTGGAATGAGAAGTTTGAGAATCAAAATTACACAGCGAGGCATGAATGCTCTTTCGTTCAGGCCGGGGATAAGTTTTACCTAATGGGAGGAAGGGAAAGTGCTAAAACTGTAGAGGTATATGATTACAACACAAACTCCTGGTCTCCTATTGTTAATTCGGCACCATTTGAATTTAACCACTTTCAGGCTTCAGAATACCAGGGCTTAATTTGGGTAATAGGGGCTTTTAGCACCAATAATTTCCCTTCAGAAATTCCAACCGAGCATGTTTGGATTTTTAATCCAGATACACAGGAATGGATTCAAGGTCCTTCTATTCCTGAAAACAGGAGAAGAGGCTCTACAGGAGTGGTAGTTTATAATGATAAATTTTACATCTCTGGAGGTAATACGAATGGGCATAATGGAGGGTATGTCCCCTGGTTTGATCAATATGATCCTGCCACAGGAATATGGACGCCACTAGCGGATGCTCCAACACCTCGTGATCATTTTCACTCTACAGTAATAGGAGATAAATTATACCTTGCAGGAGGCAGGCTTTCAGGAGGGACGGGAGGTACTTTTAAACCGCTTATCCCTCAGGTTGACGTGTACGATTTTAGCACTTCAACCTGGAGCACTTTACCAGATCATTTACCCACTCCAAGGGCTGCTGCAGCAGCAGTAAATTTTGAAGATAAATTAGTTGTTATTGGAGGAGAAGTTTCAAATGAAGAAGTTGATGGGTCAGTTATAAGTGATGCACTCAATATTACGGAAGAATATGATCCAACTTTAGGTGAATGGAAAAGAATTGCTTCCTTGAACCATAAAAGACACGGGACCCAGGCTATAGTCTCTGGAAGTGGAATATATATCACTGCAGGCTCCCCTTCTTTAGGAGGAGGTAACCAAAAGAAGATGGAGTTTCTGGGAAATGATACTCCAGTTGGAACATCTCTTATAGCCAGTTCAATTTCAATCCCGGATTCCCTGAAAATCGATAAAAATTTCACAATGGAAATGCCTTTGGAAATAACTGGTGGAAATACGGGGATATTTATTACTTCAATTGAACTTGAAGGTTTATATGCTCAAAACTTTCAAATTATAGCGGGAAATCTTACTAATGCCCTGCTAAAACCAAACGATCTTCATCTCATCGAACTTGAATATATTGGTAATAGCAACGAAGAGAACGCCAATTTAATTATCAACTATGGATTAACAGGTCAGAGAACTATAGCTTTAAGCCTTGCTGAAAATAATATTATTGTTAATTCAATTTCAGATCAAACAAATGTAATCGGCGATGTTTTGGATGGGACTCTTTCAGTTAGTGCCACCGGTGGAGATGGCGCTTTGGTGTATTCCATCTCGGGAGCCCCAGCTGGAGTGGTTATCGATGCCTCAACGGGTGTGATTAGTGGCAGCATTGCCCCTGACGCTGCCAGGGAAACGCCTTATGTGGTAAGCGTAAGCGTAGATGATAGTGATGATATAACCACAGATTCGGTAACCTCTAGTTTTAACTGGACGGTTAGCTCGGGAGCTCCTGTAATTGTACAAAACCTTCCAGATCTCCAAAAGTATACTGGGGATGTGGATGATACTTTTGATCTGAACCTTTATTTTGATGATAACCAGGGTGTCGAGAACTTGGTATACACGGTGGAACTTAATAGCGAACCCTCTATAGGTGCTTCAATATTAGATAATATTCTAAGCTTAAGCTATCCTACGGTAACGGCGGTATCTGAGATCACTATTAGAGCTACAGATTCCAATAGTAATTTCGTGGAACAAAGTTTTAATGTCACAGTGATTGAGGAGCCCACAGAATCCGGAGTATTATACCGTGTAAACTCTGGTGGTCCTGCAATAGCTTCCATAGATGGTGAACTAGACTGGGGCGGAGATACTTCCTCTGAAAATTCTCCTTATTTAGCAGTATCAGCTGGGAATAACACCGGTAACTTTAGTATGAAGAACTATACAACTGAAGTGGATTTGGAAACGACCCCGACCAGTATTTTTAATACCGAAAGGTCAGACCATTACCCCGGCGCACCGAATATTACCTATTCATTCCCAGTAGACCCCGGCACTTATGAGGTACGTCTTTACCTGGGTAATGGTTACCACGGAACTTCAAAAACAGGCCAACGAATATTTAATGTGGAGTTAGAAGGGATCGTGCATCCTGAACTGAATGGAATCGATATCTCTGGAACTTTTGGTCATAGAGTAGGCGCGGTAATTAGTAAAATAGTGGAGGTAGCAGATGGATCTTTAGATATATCTTTTCTACACGCTGTAGAGAATCCTTTAGTTAATGGCATTGAAATACTTGGTTCCAGTATGGCAAAACAGGTGGTAGTTTCTGGGAATTTGAATGAGATAATCTCAAAAGAAAATTATACCAGTATTGAAAATGCTCATGAGTTACTAAACTCAGATGAACAATTATCGGCCTATTTATATCCTAATCCTTCCATTAATGATGTTTATTTGAAACTATCGGATCCATCATATAATCTTAAGGAACTTTTGGTATATTCTTCCAATGGAAGGTTATTGAAAATTCTGGATGCCAAACGAATCCAGGTAGACAAAGGTTCATATAATATAGATGTTACAGGGTTTCCTGATGGAACCTACATTATGAAATTAAATTTTATGGACACTAAAAGTTTGAATTTAAGACTGGTTAAGCGAAAATAA